One Candidatus Hinthialibacter antarcticus DNA window includes the following coding sequences:
- a CDS encoding ATP-dependent Clp protease ATP-binding subunit produces MMFDRLTERARLVMKRAKEEAARIGSSHASTEHILLGLIAEGEGVAATAMRNMGLNLESLRMEILKNISRDAGGGVADSTISLSPSAKRAIEFAYQEAQAFGVNFIGTEHLLLGVIRENEGLAARVLATHGIDLIKARSEILRLMGGGPQQETVAAGKGGGGGGGKSKTPALDAFGTDLTELARLDKLDPVIGRQDEIERVIQILCRRTKNNPVLIGEAGVGKTAIAEGLAQQIEGRTVPDLLLNRRLITLDLAGLVAGTKYRGQFEERLKAVLEEIRRSSNVILFIDELHTLVGAGAAEGSMDASNMLKPALARGELQCIGATTLEEYRKYIEKDSALERRFQTVMVDPPNVEQTIRILEGLRDKYEAHHRVRYTDGAIVAAAEMADRYVADRFLPDKAIDLIDEAGSRARLQATTRPKELRDIDDEIEQIMKEIEAATVAEEFEKCLELKRKREEFRDRQSELTRQWEEARSKSGQEAMVGDDEIAYVLSKWTGIPMMRLEEKESARILRIEEELHLKVVGQDEAIKTIAKAIRRSRAGLSNEKRPIGSFLFLGPTGTGKTHLAKSLAEFMFGTEDALITVDMSEYMEKFAVSRLVGAPPGYIGHDEGGQLTEKVRRKPYSVICLDEIEKAHPDVYNILLQVLEDGRLTDSTGHKVDFRHTILIMTSNIGSQEITNRMTLGFSQSESDTNYAAMKGKVMGELKKTFRPEFINRVDEVVVFHELERDHVMHICDVMMNDVQERLKQLGLKLVLTDAAKSFLVDKGFDKSYGARPLKRTIQRFIEDPLSEEVLRGKFKNNEEILVDYKDGEEELEFREASPKEERSEPAAL; encoded by the coding sequence ATGATGTTTGACCGACTGACAGAGCGCGCCCGACTGGTGATGAAGCGCGCCAAAGAAGAAGCCGCCCGCATCGGCAGCAGCCACGCGTCGACCGAACATATTTTGCTTGGGTTGATTGCTGAAGGCGAAGGCGTCGCTGCCACCGCCATGCGCAATATGGGCCTCAATTTAGAATCGCTCCGTATGGAAATTTTGAAAAATATCAGCCGCGATGCAGGCGGCGGCGTGGCCGACAGCACCATCTCGCTTTCGCCCAGCGCCAAACGCGCCATCGAATTCGCCTACCAGGAAGCGCAGGCGTTCGGCGTGAACTTTATTGGCACCGAACACCTGTTGTTGGGTGTCATTCGCGAAAACGAAGGCCTTGCTGCCCGCGTTCTCGCCACCCACGGCATCGACCTCATCAAGGCGCGCAGCGAAATCCTGCGCCTGATGGGCGGCGGCCCGCAGCAAGAGACCGTCGCGGCTGGCAAAGGCGGCGGTGGCGGAGGCGGAAAAAGCAAGACGCCTGCGTTGGATGCGTTTGGGACGGACCTGACTGAACTGGCGCGTTTGGACAAACTCGACCCGGTCATCGGCCGTCAGGATGAAATCGAACGCGTCATTCAAATTCTTTGCCGACGCACCAAGAACAACCCTGTCCTCATCGGTGAAGCAGGCGTGGGTAAAACCGCCATCGCCGAAGGATTGGCCCAACAAATCGAAGGACGCACTGTGCCTGATTTGTTGCTAAACCGTCGTCTCATTACGCTTGATCTCGCAGGGCTTGTCGCTGGTACCAAATATCGCGGTCAGTTTGAAGAACGCCTCAAGGCAGTGCTCGAAGAAATTCGCCGTTCCAGCAACGTCATACTCTTCATTGATGAATTACACACGTTGGTTGGCGCCGGGGCCGCTGAAGGCTCCATGGACGCTTCCAATATGTTAAAGCCTGCTTTGGCGCGCGGCGAATTGCAGTGCATTGGCGCCACCACGCTGGAGGAATACCGCAAGTACATCGAAAAAGACAGCGCGTTGGAACGTCGCTTCCAAACCGTAATGGTGGACCCGCCCAATGTCGAACAAACCATTCGCATCCTCGAAGGTCTGCGCGATAAATACGAAGCCCATCATCGGGTTCGCTACACCGACGGCGCCATTGTCGCCGCCGCTGAAATGGCTGACCGCTATGTCGCCGACCGTTTTCTGCCCGACAAGGCGATTGACCTGATTGACGAAGCCGGGTCGCGGGCGCGATTGCAGGCAACCACGCGCCCCAAAGAACTGCGCGACATTGACGATGAAATTGAACAAATTATGAAAGAGATCGAGGCGGCGACGGTCGCCGAAGAGTTTGAGAAATGCCTCGAACTCAAGCGCAAACGCGAAGAGTTTCGCGACCGTCAGTCTGAACTCACCCGCCAGTGGGAAGAAGCCCGCTCGAAATCCGGTCAGGAAGCGATGGTCGGCGACGACGAAATTGCTTATGTCTTGTCGAAATGGACTGGCATTCCCATGATGCGGCTGGAAGAAAAAGAATCCGCGCGCATTTTGCGAATTGAAGAAGAACTTCACCTCAAAGTTGTTGGGCAAGACGAGGCGATCAAAACCATCGCCAAAGCCATTCGCCGCTCACGCGCGGGCTTGTCTAACGAAAAGCGCCCCATTGGTTCGTTTTTGTTCTTAGGGCCGACGGGTACAGGCAAAACCCACCTGGCAAAGTCGCTGGCGGAATTCATGTTCGGCACCGAAGACGCGCTGATTACCGTCGATATGTCGGAATATATGGAAAAATTTGCGGTTTCGCGTCTAGTAGGGGCGCCTCCGGGTTACATTGGACACGATGAAGGCGGGCAGTTGACCGAAAAGGTGCGCCGCAAGCCGTATTCGGTGATTTGTTTGGATGAAATTGAAAAAGCGCACCCGGATGTGTACAACATTCTGCTTCAAGTGCTTGAAGACGGGCGCTTGACCGACTCAACCGGGCATAAAGTTGATTTTCGCCATACCATCTTGATTATGACCTCAAATATCGGTTCTCAGGAAATCACCAACCGTATGACGTTGGGCTTTTCACAAAGCGAGTCCGACACCAATTACGCCGCCATGAAGGGCAAGGTCATGGGCGAGTTGAAAAAGACATTTCGGCCTGAATTTATCAACCGCGTTGATGAAGTGGTGGTGTTCCACGAATTAGAGCGCGATCATGTGATGCATATTTGCGACGTGATGATGAATGACGTCCAAGAGCGCCTCAAACAACTAGGGTTAAAGTTAGTGTTGACCGACGCCGCCAAGTCGTTCCTGGTTGACAAGGGCTTTGATAAATCGTATGGTGCACGACCGCTGAAACGCACAATTCAACGGTTCATTGAGGACCCGCTTTCTGAAGAGGTCCTGCGAGGCAAGTTCAAAAATAACGAGGAAATCTTGGTCGATTATAAAGATGGAGAAGAGGAACTCGAGTTTCGGGAAGCATCGCCCAAGGAGGAGCGCTCTGAACCAGCAGCGTTGTAG
- the bamA gene encoding outer membrane protein assembly factor BamA — MFGLVPASFAQPVSEIRIEGAAYTNEQAIREVITLRVGDDLSSPAVQYHIRDDVRAIWALDYYSNVETSPEMTDSGVSFVYRVQEKPRVTQLLFEGNEKFKEKRLNKELGMDVKPLLFFDDSVAEQFKEKLSAFYTKQAFPNTTIEWHRQEGAEPNTAVIVLTIGEGEKKPIKNILFQGNTVLSEKQIKKRIETKESWWIIIKHEYNEEIVKTDLLRIERFYWDFGYLDAKAEAAPVEEVDGGLQITFIIDEGEPYVLGDISISGNTIFSDEELLAKIESRPGDRFEAGKIQEEEIEMLNLYREQGYLDVSAPILPEQIVKDDVNKVANLYVPIREAPRKYLGKVEIQGVITLDDATVAPTLEGEFKTKDYVILRELELEEGEPLDWTKVLESDRNLVNTGFFRTTPFPQRGQLNLSPGFSREKTNDPNIENLLLRLEEEQTGSFSFGGGVSTTYGPSVFATLAEDNLFGYGVRGSITGEYGQFRSRLILSIFEPYLLGSDISMDWDIYWTDRKGFGGRSFDEERIGTTFLFSKEMTDEFSLLFGFKIEDTDLSPENGSRFDLDPLTIPDVFNLGKNMTTSITLGASYDSRDFRQDPTDGIYARSTIEVAGITDNEFIKNRNEFNYYYELFDRLVLATSTEWEWGIAYGDPGYIPLQERFFMGGSRSVRGFDEGGIGSNERVFYKDPVLGSFRTYLGGEASHVTNFEARYSFSEVLQGVAFFDMGTVWSEIEDIDPTEYRFSTGLGLRIKIPFANAIIRFDFPFVLRKFDEDDTELFHFSFGQTF; from the coding sequence TTGTTTGGATTGGTTCCCGCTTCGTTCGCGCAGCCGGTCTCTGAGATTCGGATCGAAGGGGCCGCGTATACCAACGAGCAGGCCATTCGCGAAGTGATTACGTTGCGGGTAGGCGATGACCTATCGTCGCCCGCCGTACAATATCATATTCGTGATGACGTTCGCGCCATTTGGGCCTTAGATTATTATTCCAATGTCGAAACCTCCCCCGAGATGACGGATTCGGGGGTTTCGTTTGTCTATCGCGTTCAAGAAAAACCCCGCGTCACGCAATTGCTATTTGAAGGCAATGAGAAATTCAAAGAAAAACGCTTGAACAAAGAACTCGGCATGGACGTAAAGCCGCTGCTCTTTTTTGACGATTCCGTCGCGGAGCAATTCAAAGAAAAATTGTCGGCGTTTTACACCAAACAAGCGTTCCCAAACACGACCATCGAATGGCATCGCCAAGAGGGCGCCGAACCCAACACGGCCGTCATCGTCTTGACCATTGGTGAAGGCGAAAAAAAGCCCATCAAAAATATTCTCTTCCAGGGCAACACCGTTCTCAGCGAAAAGCAAATTAAAAAACGCATCGAGACTAAAGAGTCGTGGTGGATCATCATCAAGCACGAATACAACGAGGAGATCGTCAAAACCGACCTCTTGCGGATTGAGCGCTTCTATTGGGATTTCGGTTACCTTGACGCCAAGGCCGAAGCCGCCCCTGTCGAAGAAGTTGACGGCGGCTTGCAAATCACATTCATCATTGATGAGGGCGAGCCATACGTCTTAGGCGATATTTCCATTTCCGGCAACACGATTTTCTCGGATGAAGAGTTGCTCGCGAAGATTGAATCGCGCCCCGGCGACCGCTTTGAAGCGGGCAAGATTCAAGAAGAAGAAATTGAGATGCTCAATCTGTACCGCGAGCAGGGATACCTCGACGTTAGTGCGCCGATCTTGCCCGAACAGATTGTGAAAGATGACGTCAACAAGGTCGCGAACTTATACGTCCCCATTCGCGAAGCGCCGCGCAAATACTTAGGCAAGGTGGAGATTCAAGGCGTCATTACGCTCGATGACGCTACGGTCGCGCCGACCTTAGAAGGCGAATTCAAGACCAAAGACTACGTCATCCTGCGTGAGTTAGAACTCGAAGAAGGGGAACCGCTCGATTGGACGAAGGTGCTGGAAAGCGACCGCAATTTGGTCAACACCGGCTTCTTCCGCACGACGCCGTTTCCTCAGCGCGGGCAGTTGAACTTGTCGCCCGGCTTTAGCCGTGAAAAAACCAACGATCCCAACATCGAAAATTTGCTGTTGCGGTTAGAAGAAGAACAAACCGGTTCGTTCTCATTCGGAGGCGGCGTGAGCACGACCTACGGCCCCTCCGTATTTGCGACATTGGCCGAAGACAACCTGTTCGGCTACGGCGTTCGCGGTTCGATCACTGGAGAATACGGTCAATTCCGTTCGCGCTTAATCCTGAGTATATTTGAACCCTACCTGCTTGGCTCTGATATCAGCATGGACTGGGATATCTATTGGACGGACCGTAAAGGTTTTGGCGGGCGCAGTTTTGATGAAGAACGCATCGGGACGACCTTCCTGTTCAGTAAAGAAATGACGGATGAGTTTAGCCTGCTATTCGGCTTTAAAATTGAAGACACTGACTTGTCGCCTGAAAACGGCAGTCGGTTTGATCTCGATCCGCTGACGATTCCTGACGTGTTTAATCTGGGCAAAAACATGACGACCAGCATTACGCTGGGCGCATCGTATGATTCGCGTGATTTTCGTCAAGACCCGACCGACGGCATCTATGCGCGCAGCACCATTGAAGTTGCGGGCATCACCGACAACGAATTCATCAAAAACCGTAACGAATTTAACTACTATTACGAATTGTTTGATCGCCTCGTTTTAGCGACCTCAACCGAATGGGAATGGGGAATCGCTTACGGCGATCCGGGTTATATCCCATTGCAGGAGCGCTTTTTCATGGGCGGTTCGCGTTCGGTGCGCGGATTTGATGAAGGCGGCATCGGTTCCAATGAGCGCGTCTTCTATAAAGACCCAGTGCTGGGCAGTTTCCGTACGTACTTAGGCGGCGAAGCCTCGCACGTGACCAATTTTGAAGCCCGGTATAGCTTCAGCGAAGTGCTCCAAGGCGTTGCATTTTTCGACATGGGCACCGTCTGGTCTGAGATTGAAGACATCGACCCGACCGAATACCGGTTCAGCACAGGGCTTGGGTTGCGAATTAAGATTCCATTCGCCAACGCAATTATTCGTTTTGACTTCCCGTTTGTGCTGCGTAAATTCGATGAAGACGACACCGAACTCTTCCACTTCAGTTTCGGTCAAACCTTCTAA